TTTAATGCCGTTGTGGGATTTTCGAAATTTAAGCCTCAATATTCAATGGTTTTAATGGATTTTTGCTTTTATGGGGTTTTTGGAtagtttttataagttttgtgTAATAGAGCAATCACATATGATTATAATTCCTTGGAGGATCTGAATAGTGATAATGATGATATTGTTGAAGATTATTTGATGAAACCATGAGAGAGAGTTGGATTTTGAAAGAGAAACTAAATTAGAAACTACTAACAATGACAAACAATTTTGATTTGGTTATTGTGAATTTTATGGTTTTCCtactattcaatttcatgtgattttatcagtactttttttaatgtttcctttttctttttctttttttatttagtttaaacAGAGGCTTACACTTAGTTCCACCCCAAGGCTTATGCCTCGCCTCATTTGgacaaaatatctcaaaaccGCCTTAGTATTTTAAAACATCGGCGTAAACTTTTGGTCCTTGCTGGGACTTTAACCTACAACCACATCCCTACCCAAAACCCTCATCAATCAACTTTTGTTTGGTTGGCTTacctaaaaaagaaattatacatAAATGCTAGTTTAAGTGAGGATCATTGAAGGAGGTAGAGGTAATTAAGGTTGATGGTCAGTTATATGAATGCAACGATCTTCTCTGTGGCCTGGTTTGATTATTCATAAGAAGAAGAGGTGTGGAAAAGTTGCTGGTAAAATTAAGCAAAGGAATAAATAGGGGAAATGTGTTCTATGGTTATGGGTCCCAGTGTGTCAAGTAGTTGCTTCATTTCATCGAACTAGCTAATGAGACAACATTAAAATGCAACAATAAGATGACACTGAAAATGAGAATCTTCATGAAAAGACAATGCTTGATGAGATAAGGAATAACAGATGAGATGGCATGCACATGCAAAAAGAAAACCACCACTAGCACCagtgaaagaaaaacaaaaaaccaaggACAGCCTTTTAAACATACACTTAAAAGCAATAAAAATGTTATGGATctaccaaaaaggaaaaaaggaagttTCTAGAATATTGGctttaacaaaaaattgataGAATGGGAtagagaagaaggaaaaaaatgcttcaaattttcaaaataaggcactataaagaataaattgaaaaaCCGATTAAGTACTTCAGCATGTTTTCTTTCCACTCTTGACTTTTAATTTACAGTCGAAAATAGTTGACCAACTCAGAAAAGCAAGAAACAACTAAACGTTCTTAAGTCAAAGGCCAAGGTGGATTCCACTCTAAAATATAAAGACTTTTAATTTATGCACAAAATCAACATTAAATGCATTTCATTTGAACATGTCATTGTAAGTTTTGCATATATcacattttaaaaagaaatagcATGTCAAAGTTAATAGTGACACCTTTTGCAATAACAAGGGGGCAGTTCTTATTGGATTAAATCCAAAAACTTAGGATCTCCAAGTAATTCTAGGGAGGATGCCTCATCCTTCTTTATCCAgacttaatatatattttgtttctttatgaTGATGCtgctaagaaaaataataataataacttataataataaaaaaaaaaaactttggatCTCCAAGATAAAAAGTATGTTGGAATACCTTGATTGAGTATCTTCCCTCCACTAAGTTTTAGCTTTCCTTCAATTTACTTTACCAATGTTCTAACTAGAAGTTAATAATACCAGGTCAAATGATCAGGATATTTCACTAAGATGGCATGACACCTACTATACATATTCCACATGAATAAATCTTCCATGACAtcttcttttattaatttgttaaaGCTCTACTTTCTCCTGGTAGTAACAGAATTCAAACATCATAAGGTTCAAGCCTTTGGCCTTATAAAATAACATGGGagaagtgataaaaaaaagctTTAACAATTGAataattcatcataagaaaacctaaaaagaaaaaagaaaaaagaaaaaagatatatacaatCAAAATATTACAATGTGTATCTCTATGAACTTCAATATTGACTCAAATGCCTGCCATAACCTGGGCAAGACAAATGTCCAtgtaataacaattttttaagaaacaaaaaaggaaaaaaaattgaaagagttTTACCTTATGACAAGTGCTAGGATCCTGGAGCAACCACAGAAGACAGTCTATAGCCATATACTGCCAATCATCTGACGAGCGGGCAATATTACACAATGCTTCAATGATACCAGGACAGCTAGCGACTGGCCCTCTGCCAAGCTTATGATGACAAATTGTCCGCAATAAACCAATACCAGCTGGTGAATTTTCATTAACAAGTCCACCCCACATGCCCggtagttttattaaaaattcggGCTTGCATATAATAGAAAGAAACTCGGGTTTGAAAGCAAAGCAATTAATAAGCTGAAGGGACCAGCACTGCAACTGACTAGCCCATTCCTCTGCCTTCCTGGACTCCATTTCAACGCCACCCATGCCACGTGTTAGCAGATCACAGTGATAACTCAGCCTTCTGTCAACATACTGGTAAAAATGGGAATAAACAATTTCTAACGAACTCATTGCAAGCTGAATGGAAAGCTCAAGTATTTCACCATGACTAGCCAATGCAGGAAAAGTGCTGGCATATGTAGCCAGGTGTCCCAGAGCTCGCACAGCGACTCTCTGTTCAACCCAAGTTAACCTCCCCCTCAAAAGTTCAACTAAGGGAGGGATTACTCCAGCATGAACGGCACTTTCTGCAAATTCTTCCATGTTCATGGTGTAGGATCCAATAATATGTGCTGCATAATAAGGAATATATATGTTTTGGTCATGAGAGAGCCAGCGCCGATTCTTTAGACCCTTCCAAATTAGTGCAGCCATGCATTCAAATATGCCCAACTCAATAAACTCAGGGTCATTGGGATGTGCCATAGCAGTATTCCAGAGGCCACTGATAGGGAGGACTTGACCATCATCATCCTGTGAAGGAAGTTCTCTAAAGAATTTCAATATACTTGCCCTGCGTTTACTTGGATTGCCTTCCTTCATGACACAGAAGAAGCATCCTGGGTATGGACAGTCTGGTGATACTTTATCCATGTTCAGATAAATAACTACTCAGTAATCATAGAGCATCAAGTTAATTCCTCCTAGAACTTCTGGTCATAAAATTTCTTCAACACTGCATTGAAAGACACATAGTTTTAGAAGGTTAGATGCAAAATACAAATCAAATGAATCATATAGAAACAGAAATAACGAAACTTTgcaatgttgttttttttttttttcaattttagaatAAGGTAATGCTATATTCTCCAAATAACTTCTCTGAATTGACGAACAAGCAACAATGCATAAATGTCACTGTTAAATCATTATAGAGCATTATCAATGTCATTGTTGAAGAAGCAATTTGGAACCCATTCAGGAAACTGTATCAATTTCCTTTTGAATCCATGGCAAGTGTGTGCATTGACTATTAATCTTGAATTACTCCATGACCTGTTAACAGATATTGCAAATGTCATGACAAGTAAAAAACCATATATGACATTCTTAAATTGTTTTACATGAATCTACACTCGCAATCATGCATACCAACTCTGCACCCCAAAACTGAAGATATCGTTCTTATGTATTTAAGAAATTCTTGCCAATTTATCTTGACCAATCACTTTCACaatgatatttttcaaaaagaatggaaaataaaaaccaGCCAAAACTACATGTTATTGttgaaaattcaaatcatttgcATCTTACATTTTCCACATGAAGGACCCATATGTGAACAACACAGGAATGCAGAATAAACAAGACCAGAAATCTAACCAATATCAAAAACCCAGATTAAGGAAATGCAAAacctaagagaaaaaaaattatttttaatgcagGCTTCAGGATCAATGtcaagcattttttttagtaaaaggaataaagttaaaaaaaataaaaataaaaataaaaatttcatcacTTAGAGTCCAAAAAAATTGCCCATAAATTAGCATGGAAATTAAGGTCAAACATTGTCAAGTTTGAAACGCCAGAGCAACAGAATCGCCTCTTCCCCACACATAAAGCTAATGGTTTCTAAATCAATCAGATCTAAAGAGTAACGCATTTGACAGAAACAAAAACCATCCTCAAGTTCCCAAACCCTAATCACATGGTCAAcccaaaggaaaagaaaaatcgaTCAAGATTCAAGTTTGATGGGAGTACACATACATTGATttccataaaagaaaacattttttataaacaaaacgGAGAGGAAGAGATGAAAACGCGATACCTCACGAAACACAAACCCGTTCTCTATGTATGACGGCGAAGAAGAAGCAGAAGTGAATGGAGCAGCTTCAATAAAACAAATACCACAGAATCATGGACCAAAACAAAACTGCTTTTCCGCTTTTAAGTTTTTGCTGCTAGAAAGCAGATTGCTTTTCTGTGAATTTTCTGTTTCTACTTCTATTGTTGCCAAATCGACGAGCGCAAAAGGGCGAGAGCTAGAGAGAGTTGAGTAGCAGCGAGCAGACGCCTCAATACGACGGCGATTGGGGATTCTGACAGCGGAGAAGATCTCGCAATGAAAACACTGTTTTAATGCAATACCCAAATTAATTTTCCGG
Above is a genomic segment from Vitis riparia cultivar Riparia Gloire de Montpellier isolate 1030 chromosome 7, EGFV_Vit.rip_1.0, whole genome shotgun sequence containing:
- the LOC117918784 gene encoding uncharacterized protein LOC117918784 isoform X1: MDKVSPDCPYPGCFFCVMKEGNPSKRRASILKFFRELPSQDDDGQVLPISGLWNTAMAHPNDPEFIELGIFECMAALIWKGLKNRRWLSHDQNIYIPYYAAHIIGSYTMNMEEFAESAVHAGVIPPLVELLRGRLTWVEQRVAVRALGHLATYASTFPALASHGEILELSIQLAMSSLEIVYSHFYQYVDRRLSYHCDLLTRGMGGVEMESRKAEEWASQLQCWSLQLINCFAFKPEFLSIICKPEFLIKLPGMWGGLVNENSPAGIGLLRTICHHKLGRGPVASCPGIIEALCNIARSSDDWQYMAIDCLLWLLQDPSTCHKVIDKAVSALVDLSEISTLGDHKKLGDSIVNVLQECIQSQGTGRNALSNRTKEQIEELLNSRQRLKWEKSMPKEDLHIKQAAALVVKLEGNSLFSSGNISGAASKYSEALALCPMRSKKERVVLYSNRAQCHLLLQQPLTAISDATRALCLHNPLNRHAKSLWRRAQAYDMLGLAKESLLDAILFINECSQSSDPDLSLRQNKVPDYAERLVKKQMRAAWLFREAAIKHGGVHCEGDAGDIYGHETDDSEWETASESDIGNDGRDEMGDDDCEWKNEDDRKDKYDKPSMKDMKHGYNVQLAEDEP
- the LOC117918784 gene encoding uncharacterized protein LOC117918784 isoform X2 gives rise to the protein MDKVSPDCPYPGCFFCVMKEGNPSKRRASILKFFRELPSQDDDGQVLPISGLWNTAMAHPNDPEFIELGIFECMAALIWKGLKNRRWLSHDQNIYIPYYAAHIIGSYTMNMEEFAESAVHAGVIPPLVELLRGRLTWVEQRVAVRALGHLATYASTFPALASHGEILELSIQLAMSSLEIVYSHFYQYVDRRLSYHCDLLTRGMGGVEMESRKAEEWASQLQCWSLQLINCFAFKPEFLSIICKPEFLIKLPGMWGGLVNENSPAGIGLLRTICHHKLGRGPVASCPGIIEALCNIARSSDDWQYMAIDCLLWLLQDPSTCHKVIDKAVSALVDLSEISTLGDHKKLGDSIVNVLQECIQSQGTGRNALSNRTKEQIEELLNSRQRLKWEKSMPKEDLHIKQAAALVVKLEGNSLFSSGNISGAASKYSEALALCPMRSKKERVVLYSNRAQCHLLLQQPLTAISDATRALCLHNPLNRHAKSLWRRAQAYDMLGLAKESLLDAILFINECSQSSDPDLSLRQNKVPDYAERLVKKQMRAAWLFREAAIKHGGVHCEGDAGDIYGHETDDSEWETASESDIGNDGRDEMGDDDCEWKNEDDRKDKYDKPSMKEERC